A genomic stretch from Flavobacterium sp. KS-LB2 includes:
- a CDS encoding GTP cyclohydrolase: MITIKEAKTKSELTDYIKFPFSLYKNNKYWVPPIIADELETFDKTKNPAFENAEAYFYIAYKNNEIVGRIAAIINWSEVNDQQKKKVRFGWFDVIDDIEVSKALLEKVYELGRKNNLEHVEGPMGFSNLDKVGVLTEGFDEIGTMITWYNHPYYAHHFEQLGYSVEKEYLESKFPFENVKPEFFEKANNLVKRRYQLSPLNFKTTKEVMPHVDKMFDLFNESYASLSSFVAISDVQKEYFKKKYISFINPEFIKFVEDKDHNIVAFSIVMPSFSEALQKSKGKLFPFGFLHLLKAKKQSKDMIFYLIGVHPDYQNKAVTAIIFNEYYLTFKEKGVINCFRTPELADNLAIHNLWKHFNPVVHKRRCTFLKNL; this comes from the coding sequence ATGATTACAATAAAAGAAGCTAAAACAAAAAGTGAATTAACGGATTACATTAAATTCCCTTTTTCCCTATACAAAAACAATAAATATTGGGTTCCGCCAATCATTGCTGATGAATTGGAAACCTTTGACAAAACAAAAAACCCAGCTTTTGAAAATGCCGAAGCCTATTTTTATATTGCTTACAAAAACAATGAAATAGTAGGTAGAATTGCGGCAATCATCAATTGGAGTGAAGTAAACGACCAACAAAAAAAGAAAGTTCGTTTTGGTTGGTTTGATGTGATTGATGATATCGAAGTAAGTAAAGCACTTTTGGAAAAAGTGTATGAATTAGGTCGAAAAAACAATTTAGAACACGTTGAAGGTCCGATGGGATTTTCAAATTTAGATAAAGTTGGTGTATTAACGGAAGGTTTTGATGAAATTGGAACTATGATTACGTGGTACAATCATCCGTATTATGCTCATCATTTTGAGCAATTAGGGTATAGCGTAGAAAAAGAATACTTAGAAAGTAAATTTCCTTTCGAAAATGTAAAACCTGAATTTTTTGAAAAGGCAAATAATTTGGTAAAAAGAAGATACCAACTAAGTCCGCTCAATTTCAAAACTACCAAAGAAGTGATGCCTCATGTGGATAAAATGTTTGATTTATTCAATGAATCTTATGCTTCCCTATCTTCTTTTGTAGCAATTTCAGATGTTCAAAAAGAATATTTTAAGAAAAAATACATCAGTTTTATCAATCCTGAATTTATTAAATTTGTAGAAGATAAAGACCATAATATTGTTGCTTTTAGTATTGTGATGCCTTCCTTTTCGGAAGCGTTGCAAAAATCAAAAGGAAAATTATTCCCATTTGGATTCCTTCATTTACTAAAAGCAAAAAAGCAAAGCAAGGATATGATTTTCTATTTGATAGGCGTTCATCCTGATTATCAAAACAAAGCAGTAACTGCGATAATTTTCAATGAATATTACCTTACTTTCAAAGAAAAAGGAGTCATCAATTGTTTCAGAACTCCTGAACTAGCGGACAATCTTGCCATTCATAACTTATGGAAACATTTTAATCCTGTTGTTCACAAAAGAAGATGTACTTTTCTAAAGAATTTATAA
- a CDS encoding DUF4834 family protein encodes MQTASFIGFIKALFYMIAFYYIFKFLAKLFLPLLVKKVVEKAGENMQKQQKYSQDNTWKKTPTKDEVLYNTANAKNPRETKKVGDYVDYEEID; translated from the coding sequence ATGCAAACAGCTTCTTTCATTGGTTTTATAAAAGCGCTTTTTTATATGATCGCTTTCTATTATATTTTTAAATTCTTAGCTAAACTATTTTTGCCACTATTAGTAAAAAAAGTAGTTGAAAAAGCAGGCGAAAATATGCAGAAGCAACAGAAGTATTCGCAAGATAATACTTGGAAAAAGACACCAACTAAGGATGAAGTACTTTACAATACGGCAAATGCTAAAAACCCACGCGAAACCAAAAAAGTGGGAGATTATGTTGATTACGAAGAAATAGATTAA
- a CDS encoding aminotransferase class I/II-fold pyridoxal phosphate-dependent enzyme has translation MVKDLFERIQNNKGPLGKWASQAEGYFVFPKLEGDLGPRMRFQGKEVLNWSLNDYLGLANHPEVRKADADAALEYGAAAPMGARMMSGHTKYHEQLENELAAFVMKESAYLLNFGYQGMVSIIDALVTRNDVIVYDVDGHACIIDGVRLHSGKRFTYKHNDIESMEKNLQRATKLATETGGGILFITEGVFGMRGQQGKLKEIVEMKKKYNFRLLVDDAHGFGTLGQTGAGAGEEQDCQDGIDVYFSTFAKSMANIGAFVAADKDIIDYLKYNLRSQMFAKALPMIQTIGSLKRLQLLRDNPGLKGKLWENVNVLQSGLRNKGFNIGDTNTCVTPVYLEGSVPEAMVMVNDLRENYGIFLSIVIYPVIPKGMILLRVIPTASHTLADIDETLTAFEAIREKLENGTYKEIASRTTVDLDA, from the coding sequence ATGGTAAAAGATTTATTCGAAAGAATTCAAAACAATAAAGGGCCATTAGGAAAATGGGCTTCACAAGCAGAAGGTTATTTTGTGTTTCCAAAATTGGAGGGTGATTTAGGGCCAAGAATGAGATTTCAAGGAAAAGAAGTTTTGAACTGGAGTTTGAATGACTATTTAGGTTTGGCAAACCATCCAGAAGTTCGTAAAGCAGATGCTGATGCGGCATTAGAATATGGAGCGGCTGCCCCAATGGGAGCTCGTATGATGAGTGGCCACACTAAATATCACGAACAATTAGAAAATGAATTGGCAGCTTTTGTGATGAAAGAGTCGGCTTATTTATTGAATTTTGGCTACCAAGGTATGGTATCTATTATAGATGCTTTAGTAACTAGAAATGATGTAATTGTCTATGATGTTGATGGACATGCTTGTATTATTGACGGCGTTCGCTTGCATAGCGGAAAACGTTTTACGTACAAACACAATGACATTGAAAGTATGGAAAAAAACCTACAGCGTGCTACGAAATTAGCTACGGAAACTGGAGGAGGAATTCTTTTTATTACCGAAGGTGTTTTTGGAATGCGTGGTCAACAAGGAAAGTTGAAAGAAATTGTAGAAATGAAAAAGAAATACAATTTCCGTTTATTAGTTGATGATGCACATGGTTTTGGTACGTTAGGTCAAACAGGTGCTGGAGCAGGTGAGGAGCAAGATTGTCAGGATGGAATTGATGTTTACTTTTCTACGTTTGCTAAATCGATGGCTAATATTGGAGCTTTTGTAGCTGCAGATAAAGATATCATAGATTACCTAAAATACAATTTGCGTTCACAGATGTTTGCAAAAGCATTACCAATGATTCAAACTATTGGTTCTTTGAAACGTTTGCAATTGTTACGTGATAACCCAGGATTGAAAGGCAAATTGTGGGAAAATGTAAATGTATTACAAAGCGGTTTGAGAAATAAAGGATTTAATATTGGAGACACAAATACATGTGTTACCCCAGTCTATCTTGAAGGAAGTGTGCCAGAAGCGATGGTTATGGTAAATGACTTAAGAGAAAACTACGGTATTTTCTTGTCTATTGTAATTTATCCTGTTATTCCAAAAGGAATGATTTTATTACGTGTTATTCCTACTGCGTCACACACATTAGCTGACATAGACGAAACACTTACGGCTTTTGAAGCGATTCGTGAAAAACTAGAAAATGGTACGTATAAAGAAATTGCTAGCAGAACTACAGTTGATTTAGACGCTTAG
- a CDS encoding NYN domain-containing protein, with amino-acid sequence MSQDTKELKLAVLIDADNVPYSNVKGMMEEIAKFGTPTTKRIYADWTKPNAGGWKSVLLEHAITPIQQYSYTVGKNSSDSAMIIDAMDLLYSDKVDGFCIVSSDSDFTRLAIRLRESGMKVIGIGEQKTPNSFIVACDRFIYIEVLDGAIKKKLPKRTNTSDAKKATPKSLNKVDLQTIELIESTIEDIGDDSGWAFLGDVGNLIVKKKPEFDPRNYGFPKLTPMLKSLTDILEIDERDSDKKGIKHVYVRLRFN; translated from the coding sequence ATGTCACAAGATACAAAAGAATTAAAACTGGCCGTTCTCATTGATGCTGACAATGTTCCTTATAGCAATGTAAAAGGCATGATGGAGGAAATTGCTAAATTTGGAACTCCAACCACCAAACGTATTTATGCCGATTGGACTAAACCCAATGCTGGCGGCTGGAAAAGTGTATTATTAGAACATGCTATCACACCAATTCAGCAATACAGCTACACCGTGGGGAAAAACTCATCGGATTCTGCTATGATCATAGACGCCATGGATTTATTATATTCAGACAAAGTAGATGGTTTTTGTATTGTTTCCAGTGATTCTGACTTTACACGTTTAGCAATTCGGCTTCGTGAATCTGGCATGAAAGTCATTGGAATTGGAGAACAAAAAACACCTAATTCATTTATTGTTGCTTGCGATAGATTTATTTACATTGAAGTTCTTGACGGAGCAATCAAAAAGAAATTACCAAAACGAACCAACACATCCGATGCTAAAAAAGCAACTCCAAAAAGCCTAAACAAAGTTGATTTACAAACTATCGAGTTAATAGAATCTACCATTGAAGACATTGGTGATGATAGCGGCTGGGCATTTCTTGGAGATGTAGGGAACCTAATTGTAAAGAAAAAACCAGAATTTGACCCAAGAAATTATGGGTTTCCTAAACTTACTCCTATGCTAAAATCACTCACTGATATTCTAGAAATCGACGAGAGAGATTCAGACAAAAAAGGAATTAAGCACGTTTATGTACGATTGCGTTTTAATTAA
- a CDS encoding YfhO family protein, which produces MKILNKFYPHALAIFGFVVVSLLYFYPVLQGKQIFQSDIVQYTGMAKEQNDFRATDNVEPYWTNSAFGGMPTYQLGAKYPHDYVGAIDDVLRFLPRPADYLFLYFLGFYGLMLVLKADPLKAFFGALAFGLSTYLIIILGVGHNAKAHAIAYMPMVIAGFILVFQRKYVVGGLITLFATALEINANHFQMTYYLLIFLLILSAYFGYQLVKEKQTKSLLYSFGILGAAGILAIGANATNLLATTEYANFSIRGKSELTFNPNGSKNETTSAMSKDYITEYSYGVMESFNLIAPRLFGGSNNEAVGKDSNMYEFMIGQGVPEDQATDFVSGMPTYWGDQPIVAAPAYIGIVVFFLAILALFIDKRKIKYVFLSGSIVALMLSWGKNFPILTDFFIDYVPMYDKFRAVSSIQVVLELCFPVLAIMGLQSFFQLDKKLQWKALYETTILGLGIILILFFSKSMFSFSGGNDAYFQESYGPEFVNALKLDRMSLYSADLLRSGFFIVLTAGVLWLFIKERFAQNTAIVIVGLLMVFDLFFVDKKYVSGKDFVSGSQVEVPFQESPSDAEILKDTSNYRVFEVGDIMGARASYFHKSIGGYSAVRPRRMQQLIDYQISKNNIEVLSMLNVKYVIQKDKEGKEFPVINPDANGNAWFVTQVEVVNSADEEMKALDSLDSKNVAVVNEKEFKIKNTTLAKDSSATITLENYKPNYLKYTSNNSNEGLAVFSEMYYGKGWNAYIDGESVDHIRVNYALRGLNIPVGKHTIEFKFEPQVIKTGSTITLLSSIGMLLLLAGGIYFERKKGLNLKV; this is translated from the coding sequence TTGAAAATATTAAATAAGTTCTATCCACACGCCTTAGCCATATTTGGTTTTGTTGTAGTTTCTCTCCTGTATTTTTATCCTGTATTGCAGGGAAAACAAATCTTCCAATCCGATATTGTACAATACACAGGAATGGCCAAAGAGCAAAATGACTTTAGAGCCACGGATAATGTAGAACCATATTGGACTAATTCAGCTTTTGGCGGTATGCCAACCTATCAATTAGGAGCAAAATATCCACACGATTATGTCGGTGCTATAGATGATGTATTGCGATTTTTACCGCGTCCCGCGGATTATCTCTTTTTATATTTTCTTGGGTTTTATGGATTGATGCTGGTATTGAAAGCTGATCCTTTGAAAGCTTTTTTTGGAGCCCTAGCCTTTGGATTATCGACCTATTTGATTATTATTCTTGGTGTTGGTCATAATGCCAAAGCACATGCTATTGCTTATATGCCAATGGTTATTGCCGGATTTATTTTGGTTTTTCAAAGAAAATATGTTGTGGGAGGTTTGATTACACTTTTTGCAACAGCATTAGAAATCAATGCGAATCACTTCCAAATGACGTATTACTTGCTGATTTTCTTATTGATTCTTTCTGCATATTTTGGCTATCAATTAGTAAAAGAAAAACAAACCAAATCCCTATTGTATTCTTTCGGAATATTAGGGGCGGCAGGAATTTTAGCTATTGGTGCCAATGCTACTAATTTATTAGCTACTACTGAATATGCAAATTTTAGTATTCGTGGAAAAAGCGAACTGACATTCAATCCAAACGGGTCAAAAAATGAGACTACTTCTGCAATGTCTAAGGACTATATCACAGAGTATAGTTATGGAGTGATGGAAAGCTTTAATCTTATTGCACCCCGACTTTTTGGTGGCTCGAATAATGAAGCTGTTGGGAAAGACAGTAATATGTATGAATTCATGATCGGGCAGGGAGTTCCAGAGGATCAGGCAACTGATTTTGTTTCAGGAATGCCAACCTATTGGGGAGATCAGCCTATTGTTGCAGCTCCTGCATATATTGGAATTGTAGTTTTCTTTTTGGCGATTTTGGCTTTATTTATTGATAAAAGAAAGATTAAATATGTTTTTCTATCGGGTTCAATAGTCGCATTAATGTTATCATGGGGGAAAAATTTTCCAATTTTGACGGACTTTTTTATTGATTATGTTCCTATGTACGATAAATTCAGAGCGGTATCTTCCATTCAAGTGGTTTTGGAATTGTGTTTTCCAGTTTTGGCTATTATGGGATTGCAGTCTTTTTTCCAATTAGATAAAAAACTACAATGGAAAGCGTTGTATGAAACTACAATTTTAGGCTTAGGAATTATCTTGATTTTATTTTTCAGCAAAAGTATGTTCAGCTTTTCAGGTGGAAATGATGCTTATTTTCAAGAAAGTTATGGTCCTGAGTTTGTAAATGCGCTTAAACTGGATCGAATGAGTTTATATAGCGCTGATTTATTGCGCTCGGGTTTCTTTATTGTACTGACAGCGGGAGTTTTATGGTTGTTCATAAAAGAGCGATTTGCTCAAAATACAGCCATTGTAATTGTAGGTTTATTGATGGTTTTTGATTTGTTTTTTGTGGATAAAAAATATGTTTCAGGAAAGGATTTTGTAAGCGGAAGTCAAGTTGAAGTGCCTTTTCAAGAATCACCTTCGGATGCTGAAATTCTAAAAGACACCTCTAATTACCGTGTTTTTGAAGTAGGAGATATCATGGGAGCTAGAGCTTCTTATTTCCATAAATCTATTGGAGGTTATAGCGCCGTAAGACCTAGAAGAATGCAACAGCTAATTGACTATCAAATTTCTAAAAATAATATTGAGGTTCTTAGCATGCTTAATGTAAAGTACGTAATTCAAAAAGATAAAGAAGGAAAAGAATTTCCAGTAATCAACCCTGATGCGAATGGGAATGCGTGGTTTGTAACCCAAGTAGAGGTAGTAAATTCTGCTGATGAAGAGATGAAAGCGTTGGATAGTTTAGATTCTAAAAACGTTGCGGTAGTCAACGAAAAAGAGTTTAAAATTAAAAATACGACTTTAGCCAAAGACAGTTCAGCGACTATAACTTTAGAAAATTATAAACCTAATTACTTGAAATATACGTCTAATAATTCAAATGAAGGTTTAGCCGTTTTCTCCGAAATGTATTATGGAAAAGGTTGGAATGCCTATATTGATGGGGAAAGTGTAGATCATATTAGAGTGAATTATGCGTTACGAGGATTGAATATTCCAGTGGGAAAACACACCATCGAGTTTAAATTTGAACCTCAAGTGATAAAAACAGGAAGCACAATAACGTTACTAAGTTCTATAGGAATGCTGTTGCTTTTAGCAGGTGGGATTTATTTTGAAAGGAAGAAAGGTTTAAATCTTAAAGTTTAA
- a CDS encoding glycosyltransferase family 4 protein, whose product MEPKKILIITYYWPPAGGPGVQRWLKFVKYLPDFGVQPIVYIPENPTYPIVDENLVQEVSDKAIILKQNIFEPYQLASFLSKNKTKKMNSGIIPNQKKQNFLDKTLLWIRGNLFIPDARVFWVKPSVAFLEKYIVENNIDTIVTSGPPHSLHLIGLELKQKLDLKWFADFRDPWTTIGYHKSLRLSRFAAKKHKALEHQVLNTADTIIVTSKTTKTEFQAITTKPIAVLTNGYDTENVEKQTLDSKFSLAHIGSFLSERNPLILWESLVELSTEIPDFKSHLEVKLIGAVSQEVLETITQFGLKPYLNNLGYVSHTEAIAHQRKSQVLLLIEINSEDTKSIIPGKLFEYMVSNRPIIAIGPKDSDFAEIITETNTGVFFDYSEKMKLKSVILDFYNQFLEGKLQANGVGLQRYSRKNLTKELSQLIQ is encoded by the coding sequence TTGGAACCAAAAAAAATCCTAATAATTACCTATTATTGGCCACCAGCAGGCGGACCAGGCGTTCAGCGTTGGCTTAAGTTTGTAAAGTACTTGCCTGATTTTGGCGTTCAGCCAATTGTTTATATTCCAGAGAATCCTACGTATCCTATTGTTGATGAGAATTTGGTTCAAGAAGTTTCGGATAAAGCGATTATTCTGAAACAGAATATTTTTGAACCCTATCAATTGGCCTCTTTTCTTTCGAAAAATAAAACCAAAAAAATGAATTCAGGGATTATTCCCAATCAGAAAAAACAAAATTTTCTGGATAAAACCTTGCTATGGATTCGCGGGAATCTTTTTATTCCCGATGCACGCGTTTTTTGGGTAAAACCATCGGTTGCTTTTCTAGAGAAATATATTGTAGAAAATAATATTGATACGATTGTTACCTCGGGACCACCTCATAGTCTGCATCTTATTGGATTAGAATTAAAACAAAAATTAGATCTAAAATGGTTTGCTGATTTCAGAGATCCGTGGACCACTATTGGCTATCACAAATCCTTGCGATTGTCTCGTTTTGCTGCCAAAAAACACAAAGCATTAGAACATCAGGTTTTGAATACCGCTGATACGATTATCGTAACCAGTAAAACCACTAAAACGGAATTTCAAGCGATTACAACTAAACCTATTGCAGTACTAACGAATGGTTATGACACGGAAAATGTAGAAAAGCAAACCTTGGATTCAAAGTTCAGCTTAGCGCATATTGGTTCTTTTCTTTCCGAGAGAAATCCCCTGATTTTATGGGAAAGTTTAGTGGAATTAAGTACTGAAATCCCGGATTTTAAATCCCATTTAGAAGTAAAATTAATAGGTGCTGTTAGTCAGGAAGTTTTGGAAACCATTACTCAATTCGGGTTAAAACCGTATTTGAATAATTTGGGTTATGTTTCGCATACTGAAGCGATTGCACACCAGAGGAAATCTCAAGTTTTGCTGTTGATTGAAATTAATTCTGAAGATACTAAAAGCATTATTCCGGGGAAATTATTTGAATATATGGTTTCAAACCGACCTATTATTGCGATTGGACCAAAAGATTCTGACTTTGCTGAAATTATTACGGAAACCAATACAGGTGTATTTTTTGATTATTCAGAGAAAATGAAACTTAAAAGTGTAATTTTGGATTTTTATAATCAGTTTTTGGAGGGGAAATTACAAGCAAATGGAGTTGGATTACAACGTTATTCCAGAAAAAATCTCACGAAAGAATTGTCACAATTAATCCAATAA
- a CDS encoding transporter, giving the protein MFKIKNLLIVAISMLPSIHYAQHTDQINSNRPGETMSAYAVGKSVIQIETGIYGIKQNHSLLNYDANGFGLDATLRWGLFMEKLELIADIQYQNETYTSLLSKTAIADFKQTVLGAKYLIYDPFKNYEKKVNIYSWKANRAFNWHQLIPAISGFVGVNYSAENNPYAFSNRNPTESRYPAQFSPKAMLITQNHFGDGRWVLVSNITADYIGTDFPSYGYALTLTRGFNNKWSGFVENQGIKSDLYADAIVRGGAAYLLNKDIQIDASISTSLKDTPSALYGGIGFSWRYDANYQEVRINIDNKDSDKKALKRAKKTKKG; this is encoded by the coding sequence ATGTTCAAAATAAAAAACTTACTGATCGTCGCTATTTCAATGCTTCCGAGTATACATTATGCCCAACATACTGATCAAATAAATTCTAACAGACCAGGCGAGACCATGTCGGCTTATGCTGTTGGAAAATCAGTAATCCAAATAGAAACAGGCATTTACGGCATAAAACAAAATCACAGCTTATTGAATTATGATGCTAATGGTTTTGGGCTTGATGCTACGTTACGATGGGGATTATTTATGGAAAAGCTAGAATTGATAGCTGATATACAATACCAAAATGAAACCTACACCTCCTTGTTAAGCAAAACTGCCATTGCTGATTTCAAACAAACAGTTTTAGGAGCCAAATATTTGATCTACGATCCTTTCAAAAATTACGAAAAAAAAGTAAACATATACAGTTGGAAAGCCAATCGAGCATTCAATTGGCACCAGTTAATTCCAGCTATTTCTGGATTTGTAGGCGTTAATTATTCTGCAGAAAACAATCCCTATGCGTTTTCAAATAGAAACCCAACCGAGAGTAGATATCCTGCACAATTCTCACCAAAAGCGATGTTAATTACGCAAAACCATTTTGGTGATGGAAGATGGGTTTTAGTCTCTAATATTACCGCAGATTACATTGGTACAGATTTTCCTAGCTATGGGTATGCCCTAACACTTACACGTGGCTTTAATAACAAATGGTCTGGTTTTGTAGAAAATCAAGGTATAAAAAGTGACTTGTATGCTGATGCAATAGTTCGTGGTGGCGCCGCTTATTTATTGAATAAAGACATACAAATTGATGCATCAATAAGTACAAGTCTTAAAGACACTCCTTCGGCACTTTATGGCGGAATTGGTTTTTCATGGCGCTATGATGCCAATTACCAAGAAGTTCGAATAAATATTGACAATAAGGATTCTGATAAAAAAGCATTAAAAAGAGCAAAAAAGACAAAAAAAGGATAA